The Moorena producens PAL-8-15-08-1 genomic interval GCTTTTGGTTGGTGTTATCCTAGCGTATTAATGCAGTATGCTCTAGGGGACCTGGAGCAACTCAACCTGAATATCGAGCATTTACAAAAAAAGCGAGATTGGATGGTCAAAGCACTGCGGGACATCGGTTACAAGCTCCGCACCCCTGATGCAACATTCTTCCTATTGGTGCGCTCCCCTTGGCAAGATGACTGTGCTTTTGCCGAGTTACTGGCCAGTCACGGCGTCTTTGTCTTACCTGGAACGCCTCGCAATTAAACCCTTAAAAATAGGGATAAATCGGTATTTAATACCACAAAATGGACATTGACATTTACTTAGCGCTAGAGTATAATTGAAGTGATTAACCCAGCTCTAACGATGCCAAGAAAAGAAGGAGTAACAAAAAGGATATCGACTCAAGTCGTCCCTGTGGCAGGGATGACAAAGTCGGTTGAACTTGAATTGCTGCAGGTAATGAAAAAGCTGGGTATCGTCAGGTCTGAGTCCTACAACAAGCTCGGAAGTATTAACCATTGGGGACTAGATTGGAAAAAGGCGTACCCAGAAGTAAGGAGTTTTAGGACTCCGGAATCCCTGGGACTACCTTCAAAACTAATGGAATGGACGGTCAGTGATGTAGCGAAAGCAATCACAGCCCAACAAGCAGCTTGCACTGAGGCAGTTGTCAAAAGGATTTACAAAAGGTTCTCTGGTACATACAACCAAAAGAGAAGAAAAGAGCTTTGTAGACAGCTCAAAACTTTAGCTTTCCTAGAAAATCCTCTACTACACAGGTTCGTCAGGAAGGAATACCAACGTGGGCATTCTTGGGTTAAGAACCAAATAGTCTATCAACAGGGAGGTTATACCTGTAAGCAACTTTCTCGCAACACTTATCAGTTAGAGTTAGCTGGGTTGAGAAGAGGAAAAAGGAACAAGGTAATCGTTAGATCTAACCGAAAACTGAAAGGACAGATTCGGTTGATACATAATCACGTTTTGCAAAGATTTGAGATTCATTTTCTAGTAGACCATGGAACCGTAGAAATACCATCTCAACTCAAGAGTGTAGGAGTAGACAAGGGATACACCGAAGCTTTCTATGATTCGGATGGTCACGCACATGGGAAGGGACTGGGGAAAGAAACTACCAAGAAACAGAAACGAATATGTGCCAAGAATCGCAAGAGAGGGAAACTATGGGCACTTCAGAGAAAGCTAGAGGAACTCAATCCATCTAGATCTGCTCGAATACTAAAGAATAATCTTGGTAGAAAGGCGGAAAATAAGCGATATAGGCAAGACCAATCGGAACTTAAAGCCATTATAGGAGCCGCTTCTAAGTCTCTTTTCAATGGTGAATCGTTGAAAGTTTTTGCGGTTCGCGAAGCGTGGCCTACGGCCTTAGATTTAACACAACCAATAAAAAATAAACGCCAGTCCAAAACCATGTCCCGCAAACTGAATAGTTGGATGAAGGGGGAAATGCGGGACTCCTTACAGAAGTGGGCTAATTGGACTGGGTCAGTTGTCACAGAAGTCCAGCCTAGTTACACGTCGCAAATTGACTCCGTGACCGGAACCCTGTTGGGGGTGCGGAGCGGAGACAGTTTTACCAGATTCAATGGGGTCGTGTTGCAGGCTGACCACAATGCTGCATTGAACATCCTTGCTCGGGGTACGGACTTTGAAATTACTCGGTATATGAACAAGACCGAGGTTCAGGCAGTATTGTTGCGTCGTACCGCGCGTTACTTGAAAGGGATGGGACTTAGTTTGCTTGATGCAGTTGAGCTGGGCTGGCTTGATTGTAAACATAGCAAAACTAAGGCTTTCAAGCAACTCCTCCCCGGGATGTGAGGAACGCCTAGAAAGATGGGTGGTTAGAAGTTACCGTAAGAATAAGGCAGCCTTTATGGTTTGTCGGCTATGGGTAAAAGGGTTAAAACTTTATGATTAAGGCTGCCTTATTCTAAGGTTTCGTCTCCGGGAGGTTTAACTCCAATTACTGCGCTTACCACCCCTTACTCAGGCAACAATACATTGCACCTTGACCGTTTAATCCGGGTTTATCCTGTTTTATTACGGTTTAAGAGTATCCCACAGGAAATACCAGGTTATTTCCGCATCTCCCTGACTGCCAGCGAAGAGATGATTTCCAGTGCCCTGCCCAAATTCCAAGCCGCATTCCAAGACGCGATCGCATCTATTGACACTCCCCAGTCGTCCTGATAGCAATTAGACCTATGCGCAAAAATAAATATGAAATCAAAATCTATCCCTTTTGCCTTTTGCCTTTTGCCTTTTGCCTTGCTTTGTTGTATTAATGTTTAAGTACAATTCGATAACGAGGCTTACCATTGCGGAGTTTGTCCATGGCCTCATTAACCTGGTCAAATGCAAAGGTTTCGGTAATGGGTTCAATACCATGTCGGCCAGCAAACTCAAGCATATGGGCAATGGTAACTGGACTGCCTGAAGGGCTACCAGAGATAGATTTCTGACCGAAATTTTGGGTCTCAAGCCCCGTCCTTCTAGGACGGCTTTTGATTAAAATGTGATATAATAAACATGTAGCCTAGTACAGGTAGGATTCGTCGGTACTGCCAATTTAAAATAACGACGTAAAGCGATACTAGTACACGAGGAGCGTGCTACCTCGCCAAAACCCATGGATCTTAACGGATACCGAAACACCAGTAAATAACCTTTTAAGACTAAACGTACCGTGGGGCACACGGAAACTGAGGAAACTCAACGCTTAGGGAGACAAGCCCACTGGGGTTAGTTAAATTAGGCTAGATGTTTGGTTTTTAACGGGCATTTGGCTTAAATATTGCCTTTCAGGATAGCTAATTTTAAGGCATGTCGAGGAACTAAGAATCCCCGTTCTTACAGGACGGGGAGTGTCAAATACAGCACTCGCAGGTCATGCAGGACTTAGAAAACCAGCCTAGTCCCACTCGTTGTCCAACTTGGAGCGTGGTCACCTTCTCTCCCAATGCTGCCACGGTACCAACTACCTCGTGACCTGGTATAAATGGATACTGAGTTAGTCCCCACTCGTTATCCAACATACTTAGGTCGCTGTGGCAAATACCACAGTATTCCACATTGATTTCTACTTCCTGTTCCCCCAAAACCCCTGGATCGTATTCAAAAGGCTTCAGTTCTCCACCAGGTTCGTGGGCTGCGTAGGCTTGAATCATTAGTTGAATTTATTTTGTGAATAGACGTCTACATTTATAGCAGTTTTAATTTGGGTGAGGGAGTAGGGAGTAGGGAGTAGCTCATAAGGGTAGGTTTTTTACTTTGACGTCAGGTGTGGGGTGACCGGGTGTGGGGTGACCGGGTGTGGGGTGTGGGGCATAAGAAAGCGATGCAGCCCTGCTCCGAGGCTCCCTTTGGCAAAGTGTTTATTTAGAGGTTGTCTGAGAAGTCTCATTTGCTACATTCAAGCCCCCTAAATCCCCCGAGCGAGCAATCCCTCGCTCGGGGGACTTTTAGCAACAAATTGATTCTTGTTCCCCCCAGAATTGGGGGGCTAGGGGGGCAAAATTCAGTATCAAAAAACTTGGGAGATATCCTCTAAGCATAACAAGTACGTAATAGCTATAATTTTAACGTTTTTAAATTACTTTGATTGTTAATTTAATTTGATAAATAAAGATATTTTGATAAAAAAACAATGAACAATAAAAATTTCAATAACAATATAGGGCTTGTAGGGTGGGCAAAAACATTTTGTTTGTTTTAAGTACTCACGAAATGATGACTTTGCACACCCTACTGGAATAATCAGCTTGTAGTAGCCCACTACTGAAATAATCAGCTTGTCGGGTGGGCAAAAACATTTTACTTGTTTTAAGTACTTACCAAATGATGACTTTGCCCACCCTACTTAAATAATCAGCTTGTAGTAGCCCACTACTGAAATAATCAGCTTGTCGGGTGGGCAAAAACATTTTACTTGTTTTAAGTACTTACCAAATGATGACTTTGCCCACCCTACTGAAATAATCATAAAACTGCGAGAAACGCTAGTATTTTATACTTTTTTTGAAGGCAATAACTACTGGAAAACCCACTAATATTGCTATAGCTAGATCTATAGCGTTTATCATAGCTATGAGGTACACATTATTTTTCGTCTCTTGCCTCTTGCCTCTTGCCTCTGACGGGGTAACAAACAGCCTTAAAAGCTTTACGGGGTGTGGGGTGTGGGGTGATGGGTGTAGGGGAAGATCAGGAGCTGGCGGAGTTGCGACGGGACGGTTAAATCAGCTTTCGGAGCAATTGTTATCCCTAGGCTCACTCCAAATTCCCTGTCTTGATGCAAAGCGCGAGTGGGGGAAACCCCCGCAGGTCGGCGCTGCATCGCTTCTATTTTCCCCACACCCCACACCCCACACCCCATACCCTGTCTAGTTTTTAGCCTTTTTGTCACCCCCTCAGCTCTTGCCTGCTCCCTGCTCCGAAGTCCCTACTCCCTGTTATTGTGAATTTTCAGTAAAGTTTTTTTAAAGGTTTGTTAAATCAAAAATGAAGACCGTAATCCTGCTAGTGCTAGGGCGACTTCAATGGTTTTTTGTTAATTTTCAGTAAAATCTTTTTAAAGAGTTTTTGAATCAATCAAGCTGAAATATATTTTTTGATTTAATTAAAAAATTCGGTAGCTGATTGATTACTATGAAACCTCGGATTTCCCCACTGGTGCCAGCAACTAGCATGGTGCTGTATTCTCTACTAGCTGCAACTACGGCATTCGGGCAAGTTACTCCAGATAATACCCTAGGGAATGAAAGCTCTGTGGTAACCCCCAATGTGACTATTAACGGTGCCCTGGCAGATTTAATTGAAGGTGGGGCGATTAGAGACAGTAATCTATTCCACAGCTTCTCGGATTTCAATGTGGCGGAGTTCGGGCGAGTTTATTTTGCGAATCCTGCTGGAGTTGCCAACATCCTGAGTCGGGTAACGGGAGGTAATGTTTCCAATATTTTGGGAACCCTAGGCGTGTTGGGTAATGCTAATTTATTTGTGATCAATCCCAATGGTATTGTCTTCGGTCCCAATAGCAGACTGGATGTGGGAGGTTCATTTTTTGGGAGTACTGCTGATAGTGTGTTGTTTGAAGATGGCACAGTATTCAGCGCAAAAAATCCCAATGAAAAACCGTTGTTGACCATTAATATTCCATCTGGGTTACAATATGGTTCCAATCCAGGGAGTATTACTAATCAGTCTTTTTTTGGGCTTCGGGTACCAAATGGTCAAACATTGGGCTTGATTGGTGGTGAGGTGACTATTCCTAATGGCGCTCTATTCGCATTGGATGGACGGATTGAGCTGGGGGGTGTTGGTGCTAATGGTGTGGTTAACCTGACCCCAACGGATACGAGTTTTGTGTTGGATTATTCGGGAGTTCAAGGGTTTCAGGATATTAGTTTGTCGGAATTTGCTTTTGTCAATACCAGTGGGGAAAGTGGTGGCAGTATCCAGGTGCGGGGGGCTAATGTGAGTTTACGCGATCGCTCTTTTGTTTTTGCGGATACCCTGGGAAATCAGAATGGCGGTGGGATAGTGGTTGAGGCTTCTCAGTTGAGTCTTGAGGGTGGTTCTAGGATAACGGCGACTGTATTCGGCTCAGGACAGGGGGGAGATTTGACAGTGGATGCCTCTGAATCTGTGCGAATGGTTGGTGTATCTGCTGATGGTACTCCCAGCGCTTTGGCAGCCCAAGTTTTTCCAGAAGTAACAGGAAATGGGGGAGATATCAGTATTACCACTGGGGAGTTAATGCTCAAAGATGGAGCACTTGTTTCAGCTAGCACTTTTGGTGAAGGGGATGGGGGAAATTTGACTGTCAATGCCGACTCGACTGTTCAACTGATTGGTCACTCAGCCAATAATCGATTTTTCAGCGGCTTGTTTACTCAAACTTTTGGGACAGGAAATGGGGGAGAGTTGAATATTACCACTGGGGAGTTAATGGTCTCTGATGGAGCACTTGTTTCAGCTAGGACTCTTGGTGAAGGGGACAGCGGAGATTTGACTGTGGATGCCTCCTCTACGGTTAAACTGATTGGTACCTCAGCTGATGGTCGGTCGTCTATCAGCGGCTTGTTTACTCAAACTGAAGGGACAGGAAATGCGGGAAATTTGAAGATTACCACTGGGGAGTTAATGGTCTCTGATGGAGCACTTGTTTCAGCTAGCAATATTGGTGAAGGGGACGGCGGAGATTTGACTGTGGATGCCTCCTCTACGGTTCAAGTGATTGGTACGACAGCCGATGGTCGGTTTTCCAGCGGCTTGTTGACTCAAGCTAATCGAGGCTTAAAAGGAAATGAAGGAAATGCCGGAAATTTGAGTATTACTACTGGGAAGTTAATGGTCTCTGATGGAGCAAGAGTTTCATCTAGCACTTTTGGTGGAGGTGATGGCGGAGATTTGAGTGTGAATGCCTCATTTAGTGTTGAAATCATTGGTACCTCAGCCGATAGTCGGCTTGTCAGTCGCTTGATTACTCAAGCTAATCGAGGCTCAAAAGGAAATGCCGGAAATTTGAGTATTACCACTGGGCAGTTAGTAGTCTCTGATGGAGCATTTGTTTCAGCTAGGACTCTTGGTGAAGGGGACGGGGGAAATTTGACTGTGGATGCTTCTTCTACGGTTCAACTGATTGGTACATCAGCTGATGCTCGGTTTATCAGCGGCTTGTCTACTCAAACTGAAAGGACAGGAAATGCCGGAAAGTTTTTGAAAATTACCACTGACAAGTTAATAATCTCTGATGGAGCAGGTATTAGTGCTAGAAGCATTCAACAGGGTACAACAGCAGGCGAAGTAAACATTAATGCCAACTCCATCTTCCTTGACAACAATAGCAGAATCACAGCAGAAACAGCAGGAACAAAAGGTAATATTATCCTGGAAGCTCGTGACATCCGACTCCTCAACCGAAGCTTGATTCTAACTGATGCTAAGGATACCGATGGGGGCAATATAGTTATTGATACTGATACCCTAGTCGGTCTGGGAAATAGCGACATCACCGCCAATGCTCTAAAAGCCGAAGTAGATAACTCTACCATTGTCGAAGGAGGTCGTGTTGAGATTAATGCCAAAGGCATCTTTGGTTTAGAGTTTCGAGACCGTCTCACAAAGGACAATGACATCACTGCCACCTCCGATAGTGGCCCATCCTTAAACGGTGAGGTAATCCTCAACATCTCCCAGGTAGACCCCACCTCAGGCTTAAACCAATTGCCAGGAATCCTGGTCGATGCAGAAGCAATCCTAGCCAATGACCTTTGTGGCTTTGAGAACAATCGGATTGCTGGGGGCAGTTCCTTTACCATTACCGGCAAAGGCGGATTACCACCGACTCCAGAGGATCCAGTGATTAATGCCCACAGAACAGTGAGGTGGCGAACTCGTCCTAGGTTACCCAGCACCAGACAACCATTACAAGCGCAACCGTCAGTCAGACCCCGTCAAGACAAAAAAGTGATTATCGAAGCCCAAGGCTGGGTAATAGCAAAGGATGGCACCATTATTCTGACAGCGCAACCATTTAACGGGACTCCTGTGGAGCAGATATTTCCCAATCTTGATTGTCATTCGGGAAGAGGGAATAGGGAACAGGGAACAGGGAAAAGGGAGTAGGGAGTAGGGAGTAGGGAGTAGGGAGTCGGGAGTCGGGAGTCGGGAGCTGCATCGCTTTTTCTATCAATCCTATGTTTACATCTCAACTAAAAAGGCTATATCAAGTAAAGTCTTTTTTGATGCTGATTCCCTGAAAACCCTCTTTATTATTGCTTTTTATCAAATGCCTTTTGCTGAGCTCTTGAACCAGTACAAAAAAACTTAATATCGGATGTGATAACCATCAATTTCAGTACTGAAATAATCAACTATTATTACTTTGATATATTCCCGATTACCGATTACCGATTCCCGATTACCGATTCCCGATTCCCGATTACCGATTACCGATTCCCGATTCCCGATTCCCGATTCCCGATTCCCAATTGCCGATTCCCGATTCCCGATTCCCGATTCCCGATTCCCAATTACCGATTCCTTATTCCCAATTACCTATAGCGTTTCTAGGACTCATGAGGTACACATTAGTTTTTACCTCTTCCCTCTTAGCTCTTCCCTCTTCCCTCTTAGCTCTTCCCTGCTCCCTGCTCCCTGCTCCCTGCTCCTCCCTGCTCCCTGCTCCCTGCTCCCTGCTCCCTGCTCCCTGCTCCCTGCTCCCTGCTCCCTGCTCCCTGCTCCCTGCTCCCTGCTCCCTGCTCCCTAAAAACCAGAAATTTGTACCTCACAAGTCGTAGAATTGCTATATTCCCAATTACCTATTCCCAATTGCCTATTCCCAATTACCGATTACCTAAACTAAAAAATGCCCCTCACCCAATTTAAAACTGCCATATTGGCCTAATAAAAATTAACAGAATAAAACAGAATTGTATGAAATAATTATAGCAATTCGGTAGCTCATTTTTAGTAACATGAAACCTCGGGTTTACGGACTTGTGCAAGCAAGTAGCGTTCTTCTGTGTTCTTTACTGGGTGCAACTACAGCATTAGGACAAATTACCCCAGATAATACCCTGGGGAAGGTCAGCTCTGTAGTAACTCCCAATGTCGATGTTAAGGGTGCCCTAGCCGATTTGATAGAAGGTGGGGCGATTAGAGAAAGCAATCTCTTCCACAGCTTTTCAGATTTCAATGTGGGTGAGATGGGGCGGGTTTATTTTGCTAATCCTGCTGGAATTGCCAACATCCTGAGTCGGGTAACTGGAACTAATGTTTCCAATATTTTAGGGACTCTAGGGGTGTTGGGAAATGCTAACTTGTTTGTGATAAATCCAAACGGTATTTTCTTTGGCCCCAATAGCAGACTAGATCTAGGAGGTTCATTTTTTGGGAGTACTGCTGATAGTGTGTTGTTTGAAGATGGCACAGTATTCAGTGCTAAAAATCCCAATGATAAACCGTTATTAACGATTAATATTCCATCTGGGTTGCAATATGGTTCCAATCCAGGGAGTATCACTAATCAGTCTCTTCGTCGTCGTAAGTTTGGGGAACGAATTAATGGTCTTCAGGTACCAGATGGTAAAACCTTAGGGCTGATTGGTGGTGACATTACTATTCCTGGTGGTAATTTAACTGCAAAAGATGGACGCATTGAACTGGGGAGTGTTGGTTCTAATGCTGTGGTGAACCTGACCCCAACGGATAGTAGTTTTATTTTGGATTATTCACCAGTTCAAGAGTTTCAGGATATTAGTTTGTCCGAGGGGGCTAGAGTTGAGACCAGTGGCATTGGTGGTGGCAGTATCCAGGTGCAGGGGAGTAATGTGAGTTTACGCGATCGCTCTTTTATTTTTGCGAATACCCTGGGAAGTCAGAATGGCGGTGGGATAGTTGTTGAGGCTTCACAGTTGAGTCTTGAGGGTGGTTCTAGGATAACTACGGATGTAACTGGCTTAGGACAGGGGGGAGATTTGACAGTGGATGCCACTGAATCTGTTCGAGTAATTGGTGTATCGCCTGATGGTAGACCCAGCGTTTTGGGAGCCCGAGTTCTTCCAAGAGCAACAGGAAATGGGGGAGATGTGAGTATTACCACTGGGCAGTTAATTGTCTCTGATGGAGCAAGAGTTTCAGTTAACACTGTTGGTCAAGGGGACGGAGGAAATTTGACAGTGGATGCGGACTCTACGGTTAAACTCATTGGTACCTCAGGCGATGGTCGGTTTCCCAGCGGCTTGTTTGCTGAAACTTCTGGGACAGGAAATGGGGGAGATGTGAGTATTACCACTGAGGAGTTAATTGTCTCTGATGGAGCAAGAGTTTCAGCTAACACTTTTGGTGAAGGGGACGGAGGAAATTTGACAGTGGATGCGGACTCTACGGTTAAACTCATTGGTACTTCAGCCAATGGTCGCATTGTCGGCGGCTTGTTTGCTCAAGCTAATCCAGGCTCAACAGGAAATGGGGGAGATGTGAGTATTACTACTGGGGAGTTAATTGTCAAAGATGGAGCAAGAGTTTCAACTGACACAAGGGGTGAAGGGGACGGAGGAAGCTTGAGTGTGGATGCCGAGGAGACTGTTAAACTCATTGGTACCGCAGCCAATGTTCGGATTCGCAGCGGCTTGTTTGCTCGAACTCAAGGGACAGGAAAAGCGGGAGAAACACGTATTACCACTGGGGAGTTAATGGTCTCTGATGGAGCAGAAGTTTCAGCTAGCACTTTTGGTGAAGGGGACGGGGGAAATGTGACAGTGGATGCCGACTCTACGGTTAAACTCATTGGTACCGCAGCCGATGGTCGGATTCGCAGCCGCTTATTGACTCAAACTTTTGGGACAGGAAATGGGGGAGAAACACGTATTACCACTGGGCAGTTAATTGTTAAAGATGGAGCATTTGTTTCAGCTAACACTTTTGGTGAAGGGGACGGAGGAAGCTTGAGTGTGGATGCCTCTGAATCTGTTCAAGTCATTGGTATCTCAGCCGATGGTCGGTTTCGCAGTGGCTTGTTTGCTCAAACTGAAGGGACAGGAAATGGGGGAGAAACACGTATTACTACTGGGCAGTTAATTGTTAAAGATGGAGCAGTTGTTTCAGCTAGCACAAGGGGTGAAGGGGACGGGGGAACCTTGAGTGTGGATGCCTCTGAATCTGTTGAAGTCATTGGTACCTCAGCCTCGGGTGGGGTTGCCAGTGGCTTGTTGGCTCGAACTTTTGGGAAAGGAAATGCGGGAGATGTGAGTATTACCACTGGGCAGTTCATGGTCTCTGATGGAGCAGAAGTTTCAGTTGGCACAAGCGGTGAAGGGGACGGAGGAAGCTTGAGTGTGGATGCCGAGGAGACTGTTAAACTCATTGGTACCTCAGCCGATGGTCAGTCTCCCAGTGGCTTGTTTAATCAAACTTTTGGGACAGGAAATCCGGGAGAAACACGTATTACCACCGGGCAGTTTATTGTCTCTGATGGAGCAGTTGTTTCAGCTAGCACAAGGGGTGAAGGGGACGGAGGAACCTTGAGTGTGGATGCCTCTGAATCTGTTGAAGTGATTGGTAGCTCAGCCGATGGTCGGTTGTTCAGCGGCTTGTTTGCTCAAACTTTTGGGACAGGAAATGCGGGAGATTTGAATATTACCACTGGGAAGTTAATGGTCTCTGATGGAGCAGTTGTTTCAGCTCGCACTTTTGGTGAAGGGGACGGAGGAAGCTTGAGTGTGAATGCCGACTCTAGTGTTCAAGTCATTGGTACGAGAGTCGATGGTCAGTCTGTCAGCGCCTTGACTACTCAAACTGACGGGACAGGAAAAGCGGGAGATTTGAGTATTACTACTGGGCAGTTAATGGTCTCTGATGGAGCAGTTGTTTCAGCTGGCACAAGCGGTGAAGGGGACGGGGGAAGCTTGAGTGTGGATGCCGACTCTACTGTTCAACTCATTGGTACGAGAGCCGATGGTGAGTTACCCAGCGGCTTGTTTACTCAAACTGAAGGGAAAGGAAATGCGGGAGAAACACGTATTACCACTGGGCAGTTAATAGTCTCTGATGGAGCACAAGTTTCAGCTAGCACAAGCGGTGAAGGGGACGGAGGAAGCTTGAGTGTGGATGCCGACTCTACTGTTCAACTCATTGGTACCTCAGCCAATGGTCAGTTTTCCAGCGGCTTGTTTAATGCAACTGAAGGGAAAGGAAATGCGGGAGAAACACGTATTACCACTGCCAAGTTAATGGTCTCTGATGGAGCACGAGTTTCAGCTAGCACAAGCGGTGAAGGGGACGGAGGAAGCTTGAGTGTCAATGCCTCTGAATCTATTGAAGTCATTGGTACCTCAGCCGATAGTCGGTTTCGCAGCGGCTTGTTTGCTCAAACTAATCCAGGCTCAAAAGGAAAAGCAGGAGATTTGAGTATTACCACTGGGGAGTTAATTGTCAAAGATGGAGCAAGAGTTTCAGCTCGCACCAGGGGTGAAGGGGACGGGGGAACCTTGAGTGTGGATGCCAAGGAGACTATTCAACTAATTGGTACCTCAGCCGATGGTCAGTTTCCCAGTGGCTTGTTTACTGAAACTGAAGGGAAAGGAGATGCGGGAGAGTTGTTGAAAATTACCACTGGCCAGTTAATTGTCTCTGATGGAGCAGAAGTTAGTGCTAGAAGCATTCAACAGGATACAACAGCAGGGGAGGTAAAGATTAATGCCCATTCCATTTTCCTTGACAACAAAGGAAGGATCACAGCAGAAACAGCAGGAGGAGACAATAGCAAGATTAAACTATTTTCCCGTGACATCCGACTCCTGAACGAAAGCTTGATTATAACTGAAGCTCAGAATACAACAACTGGCGGAAATATAGAAATTGATACTGATACTTTAGTCGGTCTCGGAAATAGCGACATCATTGCCAATGCTGACGAAGGGGAAGGAGGTCGTGTTGAGATTAATGCCAAAGGCATCTTTGGCTTAGAGTTTCGAGACAGTCCAACTCCAGACAATGACATTACTTCCACCTCCAATCGTGGCTCATCCTTCAACGGTGACGTAATCCTCAACATCACCCAGATAGACCCCACCTCAGGCTTAAACGAATTGCCAGGAATCCTGGTGGATGCAGAAGCTATCCTGGCCAATGACCTTTGTGGCTTTGAAAATAATCGGATTGCTGGCGGCAGTTCCTTTACCATTACCGGCAAAGGGGGTTTACCACCAACTCCAGACGATTCAGTGATTAATACTGACAGAACAGTGAGCTGGAGAACTCGTCCTGGCTTAGCCAGCAGCAGACAAGCATTACAGCAATTACCGCAGCAAGCATCAAGACACCCTCTCCAAGAAAAAAAAGTGATTATCGAAGCCCAAGGCTGGGTAATAGCAAAGGATGGCACGATTATTCTGACCGCCCATCCCTTTAGGGGAACTCCTGTGGAGCAGATATTTCCCAATCTTGATTGTCATGTGGGAAGAGGGAATAGGGAACAGGGAACAGGGAGCAGGGAGGAGTAGTGCGTAGGGTGCGTTAGGGGAGGGATTGCCATGATATTCAAGGTCGTAGCCAGTAGCCCCGTAACGCACCATCAAAAGGCTCGCTCTATTCTCTATTCCCTTAATTATTATGAAAAAACTATCATTTCTAATTGCCATCGCACTAACGTGCTTCCTAGCATCGGGTAAAGCATTATCAAATTCTGTTGTCATCACATCCGATTCCCGATTCCCGATTCCCGACTCCCGACTCCCGACTCCCAAT includes:
- a CDS encoding filamentous hemagglutinin N-terminal domain-containing protein is translated as MKPRVYGLVQASSVLLCSLLGATTALGQITPDNTLGKVSSVVTPNVDVKGALADLIEGGAIRESNLFHSFSDFNVGEMGRVYFANPAGIANILSRVTGTNVSNILGTLGVLGNANLFVINPNGIFFGPNSRLDLGGSFFGSTADSVLFEDGTVFSAKNPNDKPLLTINIPSGLQYGSNPGSITNQSLRRRKFGERINGLQVPDGKTLGLIGGDITIPGGNLTAKDGRIELGSVGSNAVVNLTPTDSSFILDYSPVQEFQDISLSEGARVETSGIGGGSIQVQGSNVSLRDRSFIFANTLGSQNGGGIVVEASQLSLEGGSRITTDVTGLGQGGDLTVDATESVRVIGVSPDGRPSVLGARVLPRATGNGGDVSITTGQLIVSDGARVSVNTVGQGDGGNLTVDADSTVKLIGTSGDGRFPSGLFAETSGTGNGGDVSITTEELIVSDGARVSANTFGEGDGGNLTVDADSTVKLIGTSANGRIVGGLFAQANPGSTGNGGDVSITTGELIVKDGARVSTDTRGEGDGGSLSVDAEETVKLIGTAANVRIRSGLFARTQGTGKAGETRITTGELMVSDGAEVSASTFGEGDGGNVTVDADSTVKLIGTAADGRIRSRLLTQTFGTGNGGETRITTGQLIVKDGAFVSANTFGEGDGGSLSVDASESVQVIGISADGRFRSGLFAQTEGTGNGGETRITTGQLIVKDGAVVSASTRGEGDGGTLSVDASESVEVIGTSASGGVASGLLARTFGKGNAGDVSITTGQFMVSDGAEVSVGTSGEGDGGSLSVDAEETVKLIGTSADGQSPSGLFNQTFGTGNPGETRITTGQFIVSDGAVVSASTRGEGDGGTLSVDASESVEVIGSSADGRLFSGLFAQTFGTGNAGDLNITTGKLMVSDGAVVSARTFGEGDGGSLSVNADSSVQVIGTRVDGQSVSALTTQTDGTGKAGDLSITTGQLMVSDGAVVSAGTSGEGDGGSLSVDADSTVQLIGTRADGELPSGLFTQTEGKGNAGETRITTGQLIVSDGAQVSASTSGEGDGGSLSVDADSTVQLIGTSANGQFSSGLFNATEGKGNAGETRITTAKLMVSDGARVSASTSGEGDGGSLSVNASESIEVIGTSADSRFRSGLFAQTNPGSKGKAGDLSITTGELIVKDGARVSARTRGEGDGGTLSVDAKETIQLIGTSADGQFPSGLFTETEGKGDAGELLKITTGQLIVSDGAEVSARSIQQDTTAGEVKINAHSIFLDNKGRITAETAGGDNSKIKLFSRDIRLLNESLIITEAQNTTTGGNIEIDTDTLVGLGNSDIIANADEGEGGRVEINAKGIFGLEFRDSPTPDNDITSTSNRGSSFNGDVILNITQIDPTSGLNELPGILVDAEAILANDLCGFENNRIAGGSSFTITGKGGLPPTPDDSVINTDRTVSWRTRPGLASSRQALQQLPQQASRHPLQEKKVIIEAQGWVIAKDGTIILTAHPFRGTPVEQIFPNLDCHVGRGNREQGTGSREE